In the Streptomyces sp. cg36 genome, one interval contains:
- a CDS encoding class I SAM-dependent methyltransferase has protein sequence MAEHQEETRAAYDGVVELYASLFAGRLETQPFTRAMLATFAELVRASGNPRAADVGCGPGHMTAMLHELGLDAFGLDLSPGMVAHARRTEPELRFDEARMEALPVADGALGGVLAHYSMIHTPPGELPALLAEQVRVLAPGGLLLVSFFATDAPEPVRFDHKVAPAYSWPVDRFAELLTAAGLVPFARLLHDPASERGFLDAHLMARRP, from the coding sequence GTGGCGGAGCACCAGGAGGAGACCAGGGCGGCCTACGACGGGGTCGTGGAGCTGTACGCGTCGCTGTTCGCCGGTCGGCTGGAGACGCAGCCGTTCACGCGGGCCATGCTCGCGACCTTCGCGGAACTGGTGCGCGCGTCCGGCAACCCACGGGCGGCCGACGTCGGGTGCGGGCCCGGACACATGACGGCCATGCTGCACGAGCTGGGACTGGACGCCTTCGGTCTCGACCTCTCCCCGGGCATGGTGGCACACGCCCGAAGGACCGAGCCGGAGCTGCGGTTCGACGAGGCGCGGATGGAGGCGCTGCCGGTCGCCGACGGCGCGCTCGGCGGTGTGCTGGCCCACTACTCGATGATCCACACCCCGCCCGGGGAGCTGCCCGCGCTCCTCGCCGAGCAGGTGCGCGTCCTGGCACCCGGCGGTCTGCTCCTGGTCTCGTTCTTCGCGACCGACGCACCGGAACCGGTCCGCTTCGACCACAAGGTGGCGCCCGCGTACAGCTGGCCGGTGGACCGCTTCGCCGAGCTCCTGACCGCCGCGGGTCTCGTCCCCTTCGCCCGGCTGCTCCACGACCCGGCCTCCGAACGCGGCTTCCTCGACGCCCACTTGATGGCCCGTCGGCCGTAG